The Kosakonia sacchari SP1 genome includes a window with the following:
- the btuB gene encoding TonB-dependent vitamin B12 receptor BtuB, protein MIKKASLLTALSVSAFSGWAQDSSSDNLVVTANRFQQPAKTVLAPTEVVTREDIDRWQSRSLVDVLRRLPGVDIAQNGGLGQTASVYVRGTEAKHLLLLIDGVPVARSGISNDPELNQIPLSLVQRVEYIRGPRSAVYGSGAIGGVVNVITMTGNEKSQINAGVGSKGYQTYDGTLRQRFGDTVATAAGSYTSTRGFNVQPGSTWDHDEDRDGYRNKTFWGSLQHKFNDNFDGFFRGYNFSNNVDYDLGSAPFSADYSADERQLFVQGWDTGLNFAQGIYSSQLLASYQKSKDYNYSSIYGRYNDGTTLDDMEQRYIQWGNNVNVGKGSVGAGVDWKQERLVSSNSTTRDAYERENTGLYLNGMQQFGDVTLEASGREDKDDEFGWHGTWQTAAGWEFVENYRLTVSYGTGFLAPSLGQQFGAKRFGIASNPNLKPEESRQWEAGVEGLTGPLDWRLSAYRYEIENLITYSDTAYYNINSATIKGVEWTGSVDTGIFSHRVTLQYIDPRDDETNEVLPRRAKRQAKYQLDWSVLNVDMDLAWEYFGKRYDNRTSTYNPEQRILPSYSTVDFSASYPVTSHLTVRGKIANLFDKEYETAYGYQTAGREYTLSGSYTF, encoded by the coding sequence ATGATTAAAAAAGCTTCGCTGCTGACGGCGCTCTCCGTCTCAGCTTTTTCCGGCTGGGCGCAAGATAGCAGCTCAGACAATTTGGTGGTGACAGCAAATCGTTTTCAACAACCGGCTAAGACGGTGCTTGCACCGACAGAAGTGGTGACGCGTGAGGACATCGATCGCTGGCAGTCTCGCTCACTGGTTGATGTGCTGCGTCGCCTGCCTGGGGTTGATATTGCGCAAAACGGCGGGTTAGGCCAAACCGCCTCGGTTTATGTGCGCGGTACAGAAGCGAAACACCTGCTGCTGCTGATTGATGGCGTACCGGTCGCGCGCTCCGGGATTTCCAACGATCCCGAACTGAATCAAATCCCGCTCTCTTTAGTGCAACGTGTTGAATATATTCGCGGGCCGCGCTCTGCCGTGTATGGCTCCGGGGCGATTGGCGGCGTGGTTAACGTCATTACCATGACCGGCAATGAGAAATCACAAATCAATGCCGGCGTTGGCTCGAAGGGCTACCAGACATATGACGGCACACTGCGTCAGCGCTTTGGCGACACGGTGGCGACAGCGGCGGGTTCTTATACCAGTACTCGCGGTTTTAACGTGCAGCCCGGCTCAACCTGGGATCATGACGAAGATCGCGACGGTTATCGCAATAAAACGTTCTGGGGCAGCCTGCAGCACAAATTCAACGACAACTTTGACGGCTTCTTTCGCGGCTACAACTTTAGCAACAACGTGGATTATGACCTCGGCAGCGCGCCGTTTTCCGCAGATTACAGCGCTGATGAGCGCCAGCTGTTTGTGCAGGGTTGGGATACCGGGCTGAATTTCGCCCAGGGGATCTACTCGTCCCAGTTGCTGGCCAGCTACCAGAAAAGCAAAGACTACAACTACAGCAGCATTTATGGCCGCTATAACGATGGCACCACGCTGGATGATATGGAGCAACGATACATTCAGTGGGGCAACAACGTTAATGTCGGCAAAGGTTCTGTTGGCGCGGGTGTCGACTGGAAACAGGAGCGTCTGGTTTCTTCCAATAGCACGACGCGCGACGCTTACGAGCGTGAAAACACGGGCTTATATTTGAACGGGATGCAACAGTTTGGCGATGTCACGCTGGAAGCGTCGGGCCGTGAAGATAAAGATGACGAATTCGGCTGGCACGGCACCTGGCAGACCGCTGCTGGCTGGGAGTTCGTGGAGAATTACCGTCTGACCGTTTCTTACGGCACTGGTTTCCTGGCACCTTCTTTAGGCCAACAGTTTGGTGCGAAGCGTTTTGGCATTGCTTCCAACCCGAATCTGAAACCGGAAGAGTCCAGGCAGTGGGAGGCGGGTGTTGAAGGCTTAACCGGCCCGCTGGACTGGCGTTTGTCTGCCTATCGCTATGAGATTGAAAATCTGATCACCTACAGCGATACGGCTTACTACAACATCAACTCTGCCACCATTAAAGGCGTTGAGTGGACGGGCAGCGTGGATACCGGCATCTTCTCGCATCGCGTGACGCTGCAATATATTGACCCGCGTGATGATGAAACCAATGAAGTGCTGCCGCGCCGTGCGAAGCGCCAGGCGAAGTACCAGCTTGACTGGTCCGTATTGAATGTCGATATGGATCTGGCCTGGGAGTACTTCGGGAAGCGCTATGACAACCGCACGTCAACCTATAATCCTGAGCAACGTATTTTGCCAAGTTATAGTACGGTGGATTTTTCTGCCTCATATCCTGTGACCTCTCATTTAACAGTTCGTGGTAAAATCGCCAACCTGTTCGATAAAGAGTACGAGACAGCATATGGCTACCAAACTGCAGGACGGGAATACACCTTGTCTGGCAGCTACACCTTCTGA
- the murI gene encoding glutamate racemase has protein sequence MATKLQDGNTPCLAATPSDARPTVLVFDSGVGGLSVYDEIRHLLPDLHYIYAFDNVAFPYGEKSEAFIVERVVEIVTAVQAQYPLALAVIACNTASTVSLPALRDKFSFPVVGVVPAIKPAARLTANGVVGLLATRGTVKRPYTHELISRFANECRIEMLGSAELVVLAEAKLHGETVSLDELRHILRPWLRMKEPPDTVVLGCTHFPLLQDELLQVLPEGTRLIDSGAAIARRTAWLLEHEAPDAKSSDENIAYCMALTPETAQLLPVLQRYGFKKLEKLAL, from the coding sequence ATGGCTACCAAACTGCAGGACGGGAATACACCTTGTCTGGCAGCTACACCTTCTGACGCACGTCCCACCGTGCTGGTGTTTGACTCCGGCGTCGGTGGGTTATCCGTTTATGATGAGATCCGGCATCTCCTGCCGGATCTGCATTACATCTACGCGTTTGACAATGTCGCTTTCCCCTATGGTGAGAAAAGCGAAGCGTTTATTGTTGAGCGTGTTGTCGAAATCGTTACCGCCGTTCAGGCTCAGTACCCCCTCGCGCTGGCCGTTATTGCCTGTAATACGGCGAGTACCGTCTCTTTGCCCGCACTGCGGGATAAGTTCTCTTTCCCTGTCGTCGGTGTCGTGCCTGCCATCAAACCCGCCGCGCGTCTAACGGCAAACGGTGTGGTAGGGCTGCTGGCAACGCGGGGTACGGTGAAGCGCCCTTATACACACGAACTGATTTCGCGTTTCGCGAATGAATGCCGGATTGAGATGTTGGGTTCGGCGGAGCTGGTTGTATTGGCGGAAGCGAAACTGCATGGGGAAACGGTCTCGCTGGATGAGCTGCGACATATCCTTCGCCCATGGCTGCGCATGAAAGAGCCGCCAGATACGGTGGTACTGGGATGTACGCACTTTCCTTTACTGCAAGATGAGTTGCTGCAAGTGTTGCCAGAAGGGACGCGTTTGATTGATTCAGGCGCGGCAATTGCGCGACGTACTGCCTGGCTGCTTGAACACGAAGCGCCGGATGCGAAATCTTCCGATGAGAATATTGCCTATTGCATGGCATTAACTCCTGAGACTGCACAACTATTGCCCGTTTTGCAGCGCTATGGGTTCAAAAAGCTCGAAAAACTGGCACTTTAG